The Metallosphaera hakonensis JCM 8857 = DSM 7519 genome includes the window ATGGAATGGTTTACTGACATATTCATTAACCTACCTCTTTGGCTATTACTGCTAGACTGTCAAGTAGTAACCTCGCCTTTCTTATCAAGGTCTTCACGTTTTGCTCTTTAGCTGACAGGAGGTCGTTAATCATTTCGATGAGGAGATCTCTAAGATCGTTGTATATTTGGCCCCTCACGTTTTGGTACTCTATTATCACGTAGGCCCTTGGTATCTGGTTTGACAAAAGGTTTTTAGCCTTCGATGTATCCAGGGCTTCAGCATTGTCTAAAATTGTAGTCAGGATTTCGTGGATTTTCCTAAAGGATGTCTCTGATTTTATTTGCCTCATGAAATAGTCAAAGTTATCCTTGAGTATAGATCTCACTATATCCATTCCCTCCATATTCTTAATGGAAATCCTGACCTGACGTTGAGGCGGTGCTCTACTAGACATCTCACAATACATAAGAAAGGGATATATATAAACCTTTTTAATTCTAATTAATAGATCTAAATTTAAAAATATATTCGGTGGTGTTACATCTATTTTACTTATGGAGAGAAAATTTTTTAAATACTGGTATAGCTCGCTTCGAGTTTGAAAAATTTGTTTACTTTCAATAGGGTAGACGAGAAAGACTGAATTATCCACGATGGTAGGGACCCATCAGGTTTCTTTTGCTGGGCGATTCAGATGTTAATTGCGAACTGGGGAGTGTTCTCATGCGGTCATCTTATACGATATGTATCTGTAAAATTATATCAGATGTCCTCTAATATACTGTACTCTCCTCAAATAGGCCTGGTTTAAGAGAGTCTAACTCGTTGAGAATACCTGCGGGTACAAGACGTTCAACAGGGCCAGGCTGTAGTCCGTCATTGCCCTGCTCCTGTTGACTTTGTGTCCCTGGCGAGTCGAGCCAAGTGCGACCTACAGAATGAGTTGTTCTCAGCGGTGTAGGTGTACTTCTTGCCCACCACGTGGTGATCGAGGACTTGATAGATTGGGTAAGCGTCGGTGTAGTGAACCTCGCTCTTGGGAAGGGAGCAGAGGAAGCGGAAGGTGTTGTAGTCCCTGTCACCGGTAACGAAGAAGGGCACTCCTTAGACCAGGGCGTTCCAGATCCAGAGATTCTGTCGTAGAGGACCGCGTCTCACGTGGACGTAAGTCTAACTCTCGTCCAGGAGTGCAAGGTTTGCCTTGAATTCAATTGGGCTTGCAGGATCCATAGATCGACGTAGGCCTTCAAGGCCGTCCTCTTCCTAGTATTTCCAGTGAGTATTTACCCTAAGCACCTATGGTCGCTAGCTAAGAACTTATCAGAAACATTAACAAAGCTGTAAACCGTGTTCAACGGTTTTCCCTCGATCTTAGACATTCCCCTCAAGCTCATCCTGTTCAAGTACTTTTAGCTAAATATGCCTAAAAAATAGTTAAATACACTACATTTTACCCTTTTTTTGATTAATATTTGCTTTATATTAATCAATAATTAAAAGTATAAACTATATAGCGTCTAGATGAACTTAATTAATGAAATATCACTGAAACATATTCAGCAAATCACCTATCGATGCTCACAAATAACCAATTTGCAATTGGGATAGTCTAGCTCGTTGCAGTTTAACTCGTCCGCCGAATCGACTCTCACCCCATCGTTCATTTTAAGTTTCGGTGGATTTGAACAGATGATCTCGGAACTTGCTACTAACGAAACTAAGACGTCAGTCTTAGAAACCCGACACATACAACAATAGGCCTTATGCAGTTCGCATTCTATGAAGTGACAGGAGTTTTCCTCAACCCTGCACTCTCCTCGCCCGATGTCCGTGTGATGAGTTAGTTGGGAGTGTTCTCATGCAGTCATCTTATTCGATAACTACCTGTAAAATTATATCAGATGTTCTCTAATATGCTGTACTCCCCTCAAATAGGCCAGGTTCAAGGGAGTCTCCTCGTCCGAGAAAACATGCGGGTTCATGACGTTCAACAGGGCCAGGCTGTAGTCCGTCATCCCTCTGCTCCTGTTGACGGCCTTCGTGTCCCTGGCTAGCCGAGCTAAGTGCGACCTACAGAACGAGTTGTAACTCTCCGCGGTGTGGGTGTACTTCTTGCCCACGACGTGGTGATCTAGGACTTGATAGATTGAGTAGGCGTCGGTGTAGTGGACCTCGCACTTGGGAAGAGAACTCCAGAGGAAGCGGAAGGTGTTGTAGTCCCTGTCGCCGGTGACGAAGAAGGGAACTCCGTCGACCAGGGCGTTCCAGATCCAGAGGTTCTGTCGTCTAGGACCGCGTCTCACGTGTACGTAAGTCCAGCTCTCGTCTAGAACCGCGAACTTCGCCCTGAAGGCCTTCAATTGGGCTTGCAGGATCAACAGGTTAACGTAGGCCTTCAAGCCGGCCCTCTTCACTAAGCTGTAGACCGTGGTCAAGGGCCTTCCCTCAACCTTGGATATTCCCCTCAAGCTCATCCTGTTGGTGTACTCCTTCAAGATTCTCTCCCTCTGCTCCCTGCTCATCCTGTGACTCGCAGTTCCGTAAAAGGTCCTCCCGCAGACCTTACACCTGTACTTGCTCTTCCCTCTTGACGAACCGTTCCTGACCACGCGGTCCGAGTTGCAGGACGGACATCTCGGCCTCGCGTCCTTCCTCCTCTTGATCCCGAGTTTCTTGATGTAATAATACAAAGTGGAGGGCGGTATCTTGAGCTTGGTGACCTGCACTCCCATCACGTAAGCCGCGAGGGCGAAGGCGATTTCCTCTGGTCTGTGCTTTCGGGGCTTAAGGTTTAAATTTCTTAGAACGAGAAGTATAAGTTGTGCGAGGGCTACGAGGTTCATGGCATACACCTAAAGAACCTCGAGGTCCTCGCACATAAGTCTTTTCGATCCCACGCGTCCTCAAGTATTCAAGTCCACTCGTTGTAAGGACCACAAAAGCCCTTGAAGAGATTTCTGCCTCGCATTAATATTTTTACAGGTACTTATCGAATAAGATGACTGCATGAGAACACTCCCCAACAATAGGCCTTATGCAGTTCGCATTCTATGAAGTGACAGGAGTTTTCCTCAACCCTGCACTCTCCTCGCCCGATGTCCGTGTGATGAGTTAGTTCGCTGATAATATCGTTAAAAAATTGGAAATTTCGCTCCCGTAATCAACGTTCTTGTCCCAGACTGATATCAACTCTACCTCTTCCTTGTTTCTTAATGCGACGAACAATTCCTTCTTTAAATATCCTGCAACTTCCCAATTTTCGCATTTCTCGATACAGTAATATAGCCCGACCACATCTATGTAGAGACGCGACATTTTTTTACACCCTAACTTAGTATAGCGGAGACACTGAAGCCTGGGATATACCATCCTTTCCCTTTAGGCTTAATATCAACCCTCTTTCCATCCCTCGTCACAACAAAAACCTTGAGGTTTAATATATTCTCGTTAGACTCACTAGGCTTCTCCCCTTTTAGGGATCCAGAGCTCACTATACCCTT containing:
- a CDS encoding IS1 family transposase yields the protein MNLVALAQLILLVLRNLNLKPRKHRPEEIAFALAAYVMGVQVTKLKIPPSTLYYYIKKLGIKRRKDARPRCPSCNSDRVVRNGSSRGKSKYRCKVCGRTFYGTASHRMSREQRERILKEYTNRMSLRGISKVEGRPLTTVYSLVKRAGLKAYVNLLILQAQLKAFRAKFAVLDESWTYVHVRRGPRRQNLWIWNALVDGVPFFVTGDRDYNTFRFLWSSLPKCEVHYTDAYSIYQVLDHHVVGKKYTHTAESYNSFCRSHLARLARDTKAVNRSRGMTDYSLALLNVMNPHVFSDEETPLNLAYLRGVQHIREHLI